In Chitinophaga sp. HK235, a single window of DNA contains:
- the odhB gene encoding 2-oxoglutarate dehydrogenase complex dihydrolipoyllysine-residue succinyltransferase codes for MVIEIKVPTVGESISEVTIAKWLKKDGDYVQQDEVLCEMESEKATFELNAEKAGILKIAAQEGATLKIGDVACTIDTAAAPAQEAAPAAAPAAPATEAAPAAPAAPAVNKGVIEMKVPTVGESISEVTLVKWTKKDGDYVERDEVVCELESEKATFELNAEEAGVLILVAKEGDTLKIGDIACKIDTSAARPAGKAAPAAPAAQPAKAAAPQPQQAPVTSIPNDIKATPVAAAVIADKHVDPATIKGSGAHGKIMKDDVYAALQNPGVAIGQEMFSRQERREKMSNLRKTVSRRLVEAKNTTAMLTTFNEVDMTNIMALRAKYKDVFKKQHEVNLGFMSFFTKACCFALQEFPSVNAYIDGEELVYHDYCDVSIAVSAPKGLVVPVIRNAESLDMAGIEKAVMELATKARENKLTIPEMTGGTFTITNGGVFGSLMSTPIINIPQSAILGMHKIQDRPMAVNGQVVIRPMMYIALSYDHRIIDGRESVSFLVRVKEMLENPEQLLFGKDPLKALLKL; via the coding sequence ATGGTTATCGAAATCAAAGTCCCTACGGTAGGAGAATCTATTAGCGAGGTAACAATTGCAAAGTGGTTGAAAAAAGACGGAGATTATGTGCAGCAGGACGAGGTGTTGTGTGAAATGGAGTCTGAAAAGGCCACCTTCGAACTGAATGCAGAAAAAGCAGGTATCCTGAAGATTGCAGCACAGGAAGGAGCCACGCTGAAGATTGGTGATGTGGCCTGTACAATTGATACAGCAGCAGCACCTGCACAGGAGGCGGCACCGGCGGCAGCGCCTGCAGCACCTGCTACCGAAGCAGCACCGGCAGCTCCCGCAGCACCGGCTGTCAATAAAGGGGTTATTGAAATGAAAGTACCTACAGTAGGTGAGTCTATCAGCGAAGTAACTCTGGTGAAATGGACCAAAAAAGATGGTGATTATGTAGAAAGAGATGAAGTGGTATGTGAACTGGAATCAGAAAAAGCCACTTTTGAACTGAATGCAGAAGAAGCCGGTGTATTGATCCTGGTTGCCAAAGAAGGTGATACTTTAAAGATAGGCGACATTGCCTGCAAAATAGATACCAGCGCTGCCCGTCCGGCAGGTAAAGCAGCTCCGGCAGCACCGGCAGCGCAGCCCGCCAAAGCAGCGGCACCACAGCCTCAGCAGGCACCGGTGACCAGTATCCCGAACGATATCAAAGCTACCCCGGTAGCTGCTGCCGTCATTGCAGACAAACATGTAGACCCGGCTACCATCAAAGGTTCCGGCGCACACGGCAAAATCATGAAAGATGATGTATATGCCGCCCTGCAAAACCCAGGAGTAGCGATCGGACAGGAAATGTTCAGCCGCCAGGAACGCCGCGAAAAAATGAGCAACCTGCGTAAAACTGTTTCCCGCCGCCTGGTAGAAGCTAAAAACACCACCGCCATGCTCACTACCTTCAACGAGGTAGACATGACCAACATCATGGCGCTGCGTGCCAAATACAAAGACGTATTCAAAAAGCAACACGAAGTGAACCTGGGCTTTATGAGCTTCTTCACCAAAGCGTGCTGCTTCGCCTTACAGGAATTCCCGTCTGTAAACGCTTACATTGACGGTGAAGAACTGGTATATCACGATTACTGCGATGTATCCATCGCCGTATCCGCTCCAAAAGGTCTGGTAGTACCGGTAATCCGCAATGCGGAGAGCCTGGATATGGCCGGCATCGAAAAAGCGGTAATGGAACTCGCTACCAAAGCGCGTGAGAACAAACTGACCATTCCTGAAATGACCGGTGGTACCTTCACCATCACCAATGGTGGCGTATTCGGTTCCCTCATGAGCACTCCGATCATCAACATCCCGCAATCCGCTATCCTGGGCATGCACAAAATCCAGGACCGCCCGATGGCAGTAAATGGTCAGGTAGTGATCCGTCCGATGATGTACATTGCGCTGAGCTATGACCACCGCATCATCGATGGCCGTGAGTCTGTAAGCTTCCTCGTAAGAGTAAAAGAAATGCTGGAAAATCCTGAACAGCTGCTGTTCGGTAAAGATCCGCTGAAAGCACTGCTGAAACTCTAA
- a CDS encoding HipA N-terminal domain-containing protein, giving the protein MSKKGKVYYGDQLAGIIAETDEGYTFAYDPEYLSSKHAMPISLTMPLTTGVYLSKVLFAFFDGLIPEGWLLDIATKHWKVKPNDRFELLLQTCKDAIGAVSVIPDDNN; this is encoded by the coding sequence ATGAGTAAGAAAGGAAAGGTTTATTACGGTGATCAGCTGGCGGGCATTATTGCTGAAACTGATGAAGGGTATACTTTTGCCTACGATCCGGAGTATCTGAGTAGCAAGCATGCAATGCCCATTAGCCTGACTATGCCTTTAACAACGGGTGTGTATTTAAGTAAAGTGTTGTTTGCTTTTTTTGACGGGTTAATACCGGAAGGTTGGCTGTTGGACATCGCAACGAAGCATTGGAAAGTAAAGCCCAATGATCGTTTTGAACTCTTATTGCAAACGTGTAAAGATGCAATAGGTGCAGTTAGTGTAATTCCTGATGATAATAATTGA
- a CDS encoding bifunctional 4-hydroxy-2-oxoglutarate aldolase/2-dehydro-3-deoxy-phosphogluconate aldolase, whose translation MAPQPEIIIAAFEQSGIIPVFYHEDVDVCCEVLQACYDGGLRVFEFTSRGANAQKNFAKLRELKLAKMPDLYLGIGTIKNAADAATYTELGADFIVCPVTDPETGAYCRSRQILWIPGCMTPTEVSVAEKHQAKLVKLFPGNVLGPGYVKAIKPLFPQMKFMPTGGVEPTRISMDAWFDAGVVCVGMGSNLLSKSMIDSSDWVSLKDKIVQTIAFLEPKP comes from the coding sequence ATGGCACCACAACCGGAGATTATTATAGCTGCATTTGAGCAGAGCGGTATCATCCCTGTTTTTTACCATGAAGACGTTGATGTTTGCTGTGAAGTATTACAGGCCTGTTATGATGGTGGGCTGCGGGTATTTGAATTCACCAGCAGGGGCGCTAATGCTCAGAAGAATTTCGCAAAGCTGCGGGAACTGAAGCTGGCTAAAATGCCGGACCTCTATCTGGGTATCGGTACTATTAAAAACGCTGCTGATGCGGCCACGTATACAGAGCTGGGCGCTGATTTTATCGTTTGCCCGGTTACAGATCCCGAAACCGGCGCTTATTGCCGTTCCAGACAGATACTGTGGATCCCTGGCTGTATGACTCCCACAGAAGTGTCTGTGGCGGAGAAACATCAGGCTAAGCTGGTAAAGCTGTTCCCGGGTAATGTATTGGGACCAGGCTATGTAAAGGCTATCAAGCCACTTTTTCCACAGATGAAATTTATGCCTACCGGTGGTGTAGAACCTACCCGTATCAGCATGGACGCCTGGTTTGATGCCGGTGTGGTTTGTGTGGGTATGGGCAGTAATCTGTTGTCCAAATCCATGATCGATAGTAGCGATTGGGTATCGCTAAAAGATAAAATTGTGCAAACGATTGCATTTCTCGAGCCTAAGCCGTAA
- the uxaC gene encoding glucuronate isomerase gives MKGFLTEDFLLQTETAKRLYFDYAQSMPVIDYHNHLPPDEIAQNKVFENLTAIWLRGDHYKWRAMRANGVAETFITGNADDYTKFRHWAATTPYTMRNPLYHWSHMELKNPFGITDLLSEATAPKIWEQANERLPQLSTQALLQHFKVEVVCTTDDPTDSLEHHRAVAHQPFGTRVLPTFRPDKAMAVENPAMFNAFVDKLAEVTNKDIRSYNDLVEALRLRHDYFHEMGGRLSDHGINTFSFAAYTQKELDNIFSQARQNQPATAHESEQFKTALLLQICEWNHEKGWAQQFHAGAIRNNNSRLLQLLGADAGVDSIGDWNMASAMSAFFNELDKKDKLAKTILYNLNPAWNEVFATMAGNFQDGTVPGKIQFGSGWWFLDQKDGMEKQINTLSNMGLLSRFVGMLTDSRSFLSFPRHEYFRRILCNLIGRDVENGELPNDIPWLGKMVQDICYYNAKAYFDF, from the coding sequence ATGAAGGGATTTCTGACCGAAGATTTTTTACTGCAAACAGAAACGGCTAAACGACTATATTTTGATTATGCACAGTCCATGCCGGTGATAGATTATCATAATCACCTGCCACCGGACGAAATAGCCCAAAATAAGGTATTTGAGAACCTCACCGCCATCTGGCTGAGAGGTGATCATTACAAATGGCGCGCTATGCGTGCCAATGGAGTGGCGGAAACGTTTATCACTGGCAACGCTGACGACTATACGAAATTTCGGCACTGGGCGGCTACCACGCCCTATACTATGCGTAACCCGCTCTATCACTGGTCGCATATGGAACTGAAAAATCCTTTCGGTATCACTGACCTCCTGAGCGAAGCCACTGCGCCCAAAATCTGGGAGCAGGCCAACGAAAGGCTGCCACAACTCTCCACCCAGGCCCTGCTGCAACATTTTAAGGTGGAAGTGGTATGTACCACCGATGACCCTACTGATTCGCTGGAACATCATCGGGCAGTAGCGCATCAGCCTTTTGGCACCCGTGTGCTGCCTACTTTCCGGCCAGACAAAGCCATGGCTGTGGAAAACCCGGCCATGTTCAACGCTTTTGTGGATAAGCTGGCGGAAGTGACCAACAAAGACATACGGTCTTATAATGATCTGGTAGAAGCCCTGCGCCTGCGGCATGACTATTTCCATGAAATGGGCGGGCGGCTGAGCGACCATGGTATTAATACCTTCAGCTTTGCGGCTTACACGCAAAAAGAGCTGGACAATATTTTCTCCCAGGCCCGGCAAAATCAGCCTGCCACCGCTCACGAAAGTGAGCAGTTTAAGACGGCCCTGCTGCTGCAGATCTGCGAATGGAACCATGAAAAAGGCTGGGCACAGCAGTTTCATGCAGGTGCCATCCGCAACAACAATTCCCGTCTGCTGCAGCTGCTGGGTGCAGATGCCGGTGTAGACTCCATTGGCGACTGGAACATGGCATCGGCCATGAGCGCCTTCTTTAATGAACTGGATAAGAAAGACAAACTGGCAAAGACCATCCTCTATAATCTCAATCCGGCCTGGAATGAAGTGTTTGCTACTATGGCGGGCAATTTTCAGGATGGCACGGTGCCTGGTAAAATTCAGTTCGGGTCTGGCTGGTGGTTCCTCGACCAGAAAGACGGTATGGAGAAACAAATCAATACCCTGAGCAATATGGGGCTGCTGAGCCGTTTTGTAGGCATGCTGACAGATTCCAGGAGTTTTCTATCTTTTCCCCGCCATGAATATTTTCGTCGTATTTTGTGCAATCTCATTGGCCGTGATGTGGAAAACGGTGAATTGCCCAACGACATTCCGTGGTTAGGGAAGATGGTCCAGGATATTTGTTACTACAACGCTAAAGCATATTTTGATTTTTAG
- a CDS encoding GNAT family N-acetyltransferase, protein MHPLPNIFPELHTQRLDLIELQPSHAPDILELFGDPRVTEYYHVMPLKSILDAERVITYFHHRYKDQLGIRWGITLKGQSKLIGTIGFNSFPQIHRGVIVYALAHPHWGRGLMTEAILEMVRFGFRELQLSRIEAEVMPANTPSERVLVKNGFHQEGTLKKWMEWDGRLFDINMWALVKE, encoded by the coding sequence ATGCACCCATTACCGAATATATTCCCTGAACTCCACACCCAAAGGCTGGACCTGATCGAACTTCAACCCTCCCATGCCCCTGATATCCTCGAACTCTTCGGAGATCCACGCGTCACGGAATATTACCATGTCATGCCCCTCAAAAGCATACTGGACGCCGAAAGAGTGATCACCTACTTCCATCACCGCTATAAAGATCAGCTGGGCATCCGATGGGGCATCACCCTCAAAGGCCAGTCCAAACTCATCGGTACCATCGGCTTCAACAGCTTCCCCCAAATACACCGCGGCGTCATCGTATACGCCCTCGCCCACCCCCACTGGGGCCGTGGCCTCATGACCGAAGCTATCCTCGAAATGGTCAGATTCGGCTTCCGGGAATTACAGCTCAGTCGCATCGAAGCAGAAGTGATGCCCGCCAACACCCCTTCTGAAAGAGTGCTCGTCAAAAACGGCTTCCATCAGGAAGGAACGCTTAAAAAATGGATGGAATGGGACGGAAGGTTGTTTGATATTAATATGTGGGCGCTGGTGAAAGAGTGA
- a CDS encoding helix-turn-helix transcriptional regulator, translating to MTGLSELIKSKRKQYGMTQQDLALKSGLGLRLIREIEQGKTTMRMDKVNQLLSLFGMELIPGVKTYQHE from the coding sequence ATGACTGGTTTATCCGAATTAATCAAAAGTAAGCGAAAACAGTATGGCATGACCCAACAGGATCTTGCTCTTAAATCAGGATTAGGATTAAGATTGATTCGGGAAATAGAACAAGGAAAAACCACCATGAGAATGGATAAAGTTAATCAGTTATTGTCGTTGTTTGGAATGGAGCTTATTCCTGGCGTTAAAACATACCAACATGAGTAA
- the mnmA gene encoding tRNA 2-thiouridine(34) synthase MnmA, which yields MSKHGKVLVAMSGGIDSTVTALMLHEQGYEVVGITMKTWDYASAGSSKKETGCCNLDSFNDARAAAVHHGFPHFVLDIRDEFGDFVINNFVDEYIAGRTPNPCVLCNTHIKWRALMKRADAMDCDFIATGHYGQIRRHYNGRMVISKGIDETKDQSYVLWGIQQDVLSRTLLPLGKYRKTEIRQMAFDFGYPELAKKAESYEICFVPDNDYRGFLKRKVEGLEERVNGGNFVLADGTIVGKHKGYPFYTIGQRKGLDIALGRPVFVTEIIPETNTVVLGNEDELRKNEMFVSGLNMGKYETITDGFEAITKIRYKDPGALSTLYNEDGKVKVNFFEDVKGIAPGQSAVFYEGDDVIGGGIIQRGPITL from the coding sequence ATGAGCAAGCATGGTAAAGTGCTGGTGGCCATGAGCGGTGGTATCGACAGTACCGTTACAGCGCTGATGTTGCATGAACAGGGCTATGAAGTGGTGGGCATCACCATGAAAACCTGGGATTATGCTTCTGCTGGTTCCAGTAAGAAGGAAACCGGCTGCTGTAACCTCGACTCTTTCAATGATGCCCGCGCAGCCGCGGTACATCATGGATTTCCACATTTTGTGCTGGACATCCGCGACGAATTCGGGGACTTTGTCATCAATAACTTCGTAGACGAATATATTGCAGGACGTACTCCCAACCCCTGTGTGTTGTGCAATACACATATCAAATGGCGCGCCCTGATGAAAAGAGCTGATGCCATGGACTGTGATTTTATTGCTACCGGACACTACGGTCAGATCCGCCGCCACTACAACGGCCGCATGGTCATCAGCAAAGGCATCGACGAAACAAAAGACCAGAGTTATGTGCTGTGGGGCATCCAGCAGGATGTACTTTCCCGCACCCTCCTCCCTTTAGGCAAGTACCGCAAAACAGAAATCAGGCAGATGGCCTTCGACTTCGGATACCCCGAACTGGCCAAAAAAGCAGAAAGCTATGAAATCTGCTTCGTGCCCGATAACGATTACCGCGGATTCCTCAAAAGGAAAGTGGAAGGCCTGGAAGAAAGAGTCAACGGCGGCAATTTTGTGCTCGCCGACGGCACTATCGTGGGTAAACACAAAGGTTACCCCTTCTACACCATCGGCCAGCGTAAAGGCCTCGATATCGCCCTCGGACGCCCTGTGTTCGTCACCGAAATCATCCCGGAAACCAACACCGTCGTCCTCGGCAACGAAGATGAACTGAGGAAAAACGAAATGTTTGTAAGCGGCCTCAACATGGGTAAATATGAAACCATCACCGACGGATTCGAAGCCATCACCAAAATACGGTATAAAGATCCCGGCGCCCTGAGTACCCTTTACAACGAAGACGGCAAAGTAAAAGTCAATTTCTTCGAAGACGTAAAAGGCATCGCCCCCGGGCAATCCGCCGTGTTCTACGAAGGCGACGACGTAATCGGCGGTGGCATCATCCAACGCGGCCCGATCACATTGTAA
- a CDS encoding HipA domain-containing protein: MANCWFCYKDAGDKQYHNRCCVNFFGKQKVPELILDKQLLQQLAEKTINQRIAITGVQPKLSVTLENIDGNNQDSRLTIVGLWGDYILKPQHHGYHMMPENEDLTMHLASLFKIQVCQHTLIKATDGSMVYLAKRLDRENGRKIHMEDFCQLSEFLTENKYKGSYEKIGKLITKYCTNTGLDLLNYFELVIFSYLTGNNDMHLKNFSLLHREKEILLSPAYDLLNVNLVNPADDEDLALTLNAKKKRLKLSDIIAFANSLNIPEKVRQHTFKKFMSINDKVESLIDASFLDENSKNRYKLIWNQKQRIFEA, encoded by the coding sequence ATGGCAAATTGCTGGTTTTGTTATAAAGATGCAGGTGATAAGCAATATCATAACAGATGTTGTGTGAATTTTTTTGGTAAGCAGAAAGTACCGGAATTAATACTTGATAAACAATTGCTTCAACAACTGGCAGAAAAAACCATTAATCAGAGAATTGCCATTACAGGGGTGCAACCTAAACTATCTGTTACACTCGAGAATATCGATGGGAATAATCAGGATTCCAGATTGACTATTGTGGGATTATGGGGTGACTACATCCTGAAACCACAACATCATGGATATCATATGATGCCGGAAAATGAAGATTTGACCATGCATTTGGCTTCTTTATTCAAAATACAGGTATGTCAGCATACATTGATAAAAGCAACGGATGGTAGCATGGTTTATCTGGCGAAAAGACTTGACAGGGAAAACGGCAGGAAAATTCATATGGAAGACTTTTGTCAGCTATCGGAATTTCTGACAGAAAACAAGTACAAGGGTTCTTATGAGAAAATTGGAAAGCTGATAACAAAATATTGTACCAACACAGGGTTGGATTTACTCAATTATTTTGAATTGGTAATATTTTCCTATCTCACGGGGAATAATGATATGCATCTGAAAAATTTTTCACTACTGCATCGGGAAAAAGAAATATTATTAAGTCCTGCTTATGATTTATTGAATGTAAACCTTGTTAATCCTGCAGATGATGAAGATCTAGCTTTAACGCTAAATGCCAAAAAGAAAAGATTAAAATTGTCAGACATTATTGCATTTGCGAACAGTTTAAATATTCCCGAAAAAGTCAGGCAGCATACATTTAAGAAATTTATGTCAATCAACGATAAAGTTGAATCGCTGATTGATGCTTCCTTTTTGGATGAGAATAGTAAAAATAGATACAAATTAATATGGAACCAAAAGCAACGGATTTTTGAAGCGTAA
- a CDS encoding RsmB/NOP family class I SAM-dependent RNA methyltransferase, translated as MTRWENYLAAAAKIIGAYQGSLPLHHFLKAFFKEHPYMGSRDRRWISQLVYHYYRLGHWGKELPLNERILAGTFLCEHTSTDLLKALQPAWDEQIQLPLEGKAALLGLPVTATRIFPLVTELSPAVAAEAFGLSFLQQPRLFIRVRNNKLDKVLKLLQQAAVHYEVFENNATIALPNGTKIETLLPEKSWYEVQDASSQQTGNLFRPGKNEQWWDCCAASGGKSILLKDQQPGVQLLVSDVRRSILENLQQRFAAAGIKQYEARVADLTSDRFPATMGQQKFDGIILDAPCSGSGTWGRTPESVSFFNQEEILKYQQLQKRIAHNVIPFLKKGGALIYITCSVFRQENEEVVQYIEENSALRKQEGGIIAGYGEGADTMFAVRFS; from the coding sequence ATGACCCGTTGGGAGAATTACTTAGCAGCAGCAGCAAAAATTATCGGTGCCTATCAGGGCAGCCTTCCGTTACATCATTTCCTGAAAGCTTTTTTCAAGGAGCATCCCTACATGGGAAGCCGCGACAGACGCTGGATTTCCCAGCTGGTATATCATTACTACCGCTTAGGCCACTGGGGTAAGGAACTACCGTTAAACGAACGTATCCTGGCCGGCACCTTCCTGTGCGAACATACTTCCACCGATTTACTGAAGGCGCTTCAACCCGCCTGGGACGAGCAAATACAGCTACCACTGGAAGGTAAGGCTGCTTTACTGGGACTACCGGTAACGGCTACACGTATTTTTCCGCTGGTGACAGAGCTGTCTCCCGCCGTGGCTGCGGAGGCATTTGGGTTGTCGTTTCTGCAACAGCCGCGGTTGTTTATCCGTGTGCGGAATAACAAGCTGGACAAAGTGTTGAAGCTGTTGCAACAAGCTGCAGTACACTATGAAGTATTTGAAAATAACGCTACCATTGCCTTACCGAATGGTACCAAAATAGAAACCCTGTTGCCCGAAAAGAGCTGGTATGAAGTACAGGATGCTTCCAGTCAGCAGACCGGCAATTTGTTTCGTCCGGGTAAAAATGAGCAATGGTGGGACTGTTGCGCTGCCAGCGGGGGCAAATCCATCCTGCTGAAAGATCAGCAACCTGGTGTACAGCTGCTGGTAAGCGATGTACGCCGCTCCATCCTGGAGAATCTGCAACAACGTTTTGCCGCCGCCGGTATTAAACAATACGAAGCCCGCGTGGCCGATCTTACCTCCGATCGTTTTCCTGCTACTATGGGCCAGCAGAAGTTTGACGGTATCATCCTCGACGCACCCTGCAGCGGCTCAGGCACCTGGGGACGTACACCGGAAAGCGTCAGTTTCTTTAATCAGGAAGAAATCCTGAAATACCAGCAGTTACAAAAGCGTATAGCCCATAACGTTATACCCTTCCTGAAAAAAGGTGGAGCGTTGATTTATATCACCTGTTCCGTTTTCCGTCAGGAGAATGAGGAAGTAGTGCAGTATATCGAGGAAAACAGTGCTTTACGGAAGCAGGAAGGCGGGATTATTGCCGGTTATGGTGAAGGGGCGGATACGATGTTTGCGGTAAGATTTTCGTAA
- a CDS encoding tagaturonate reductase, with protein sequence MLHTLNKEYILSSANSGVHEKTFHFPEKILQFGTGVLLRGLVDYLVDKANRNGIYEGRIVVVKSTDGDTTEFSNQDGLFTTHIKGIAQGELVDQVLINSSISRVLQSNADWQAVLGAVRQPALQTIISNTTEVGIQYVPEKIGASAPASFPGKLLAVLKERYDYFQGSANTGFVIVPTELVVDNGRLLKEIVLKLAAYNDMPATFIQWIETDNRFCNSLVDRIVPGKPRNLAEIAQQAGYTDKLWIEVEPFLLWAIEGDEHIQSVLGFHKTDERMLITPSIVPFREQKLRILNGSHTAAVPLAFLSGLNTVYECMQDEYMRHFFHEVILREILPTIQDTCPQATSFAQDVLDRFANPFIAHKLISITFQESSKMNARNVRTLVRYYHQYKTIPEYMSLGFAAMLLFLKPTRVEDGKYFGMRGTEEYTITDDNAPIFAAHWASYTSALQLAERVCADEKLWESDLATIPHFAEKVAAHLEELMKNGVKNFMQLQQQKN encoded by the coding sequence ATGCTGCATACATTAAACAAAGAGTATATATTAAGCAGTGCGAATTCCGGCGTTCATGAAAAAACCTTCCATTTCCCGGAAAAGATCCTGCAGTTTGGTACCGGTGTGCTTTTGCGCGGACTGGTAGATTATCTGGTTGACAAGGCCAACCGTAATGGTATTTATGAGGGTCGTATTGTGGTGGTAAAGTCTACCGATGGGGATACTACCGAATTCAGCAACCAGGACGGCCTTTTTACCACGCATATCAAAGGGATTGCCCAGGGAGAACTGGTTGACCAGGTACTGATCAATTCTTCTATTAGCCGGGTTTTGCAATCGAATGCAGATTGGCAAGCTGTGCTGGGCGCGGTTCGGCAGCCGGCGTTGCAAACCATCATTTCCAATACCACGGAAGTGGGCATCCAGTACGTACCGGAGAAAATCGGTGCGTCTGCACCGGCCTCTTTCCCTGGCAAACTGCTGGCAGTGCTGAAAGAGCGGTATGACTATTTCCAGGGCAGCGCCAACACGGGCTTTGTGATCGTACCCACTGAACTGGTGGTGGACAACGGTCGTTTATTAAAAGAAATCGTATTAAAGCTGGCAGCATATAACGACATGCCGGCCACTTTTATACAATGGATTGAAACAGACAACCGCTTCTGTAATTCACTGGTAGACCGTATTGTGCCGGGTAAACCCCGTAACCTGGCAGAGATAGCGCAACAGGCTGGTTATACAGACAAACTGTGGATTGAAGTAGAACCTTTCCTGCTGTGGGCGATAGAGGGAGATGAACATATACAGTCTGTACTGGGTTTTCATAAGACTGATGAGCGGATGCTGATCACACCCAGCATCGTTCCGTTCCGGGAGCAGAAACTCCGTATCCTGAATGGCAGCCATACGGCGGCAGTACCGCTGGCCTTCCTTTCGGGATTAAATACAGTATATGAATGTATGCAGGACGAATACATGCGGCATTTCTTCCATGAAGTGATACTCCGGGAGATACTGCCTACTATCCAGGACACCTGTCCGCAAGCCACCAGCTTCGCACAGGACGTACTGGATCGTTTTGCCAATCCATTCATCGCACACAAGCTCATCAGCATTACTTTCCAGGAAAGTTCCAAAATGAATGCGCGCAATGTGCGTACACTCGTGCGTTATTATCATCAATATAAAACCATACCCGAATACATGAGTCTTGGTTTCGCGGCTATGCTCCTGTTCCTGAAGCCCACCCGTGTTGAAGACGGTAAATACTTCGGAATGCGCGGTACAGAAGAATACACGATCACGGACGATAACGCTCCCATTTTTGCTGCCCACTGGGCCAGTTATACTTCGGCCCTGCAGCTGGCAGAACGGGTATGTGCAGATGAGAAACTGTGGGAATCAGATCTGGCCACCATCCCTCATTTTGCGGAAAAAGTGGCTGCCCACCTCGAAGAACTGATGAAAAACGGCGTGAAAAACTTTATGCAACTGCAGCAACAAAAAAACTAA
- a CDS encoding sugar kinase: MKSVKVITFGELLLRLSPDLANNNSAVYVGGAEANVAAALGRWGTPVAYISKVPENGFSKEVLRQLSDRGIATDRMLWGGDRIGIYYLAQGSDLKHAEVVYDRKYSSFSQIVPGTVNWDELLGDAEWFHWSAISPALNPDAVLICKEVLEAATRKGMTISTDLNYRSKLWQYGKKPHEVMPELVAYCDVVMGNIWAANNMLDTPLDTAALEADTREVYLQEAIKVAAAITEQHKRCKRVAFTFRFSKATTHNLYYAFYYHNGQVSISREYETNDVVDRVGSGDCFMAGLIHAQLQGKDDQGIISYATAAAYSKFFVKGDFNTTSAEDILKLI; this comes from the coding sequence ATGAAGTCTGTAAAAGTTATCACCTTTGGAGAACTGCTGTTACGCTTGTCTCCCGACCTGGCCAACAACAACTCGGCTGTTTATGTAGGTGGCGCAGAAGCCAATGTAGCTGCGGCATTGGGCCGCTGGGGTACGCCGGTGGCGTATATCAGCAAAGTGCCGGAAAACGGTTTTTCGAAAGAGGTGCTGCGGCAGCTGAGCGACAGAGGCATTGCCACCGACAGGATGCTGTGGGGCGGCGACCGTATCGGTATTTATTACCTGGCTCAGGGCAGCGACCTTAAACATGCGGAAGTGGTGTACGACCGCAAGTATTCTTCCTTTAGCCAGATAGTACCGGGAACGGTAAACTGGGACGAGTTGCTGGGAGATGCTGAATGGTTCCACTGGAGCGCTATCAGCCCGGCACTGAATCCGGATGCGGTGCTGATCTGCAAAGAGGTGCTGGAAGCAGCTACCCGCAAAGGAATGACCATCTCCACTGATCTTAATTACCGCAGCAAACTGTGGCAATACGGTAAAAAGCCCCACGAAGTGATGCCGGAGCTGGTGGCATATTGTGATGTAGTGATGGGTAATATCTGGGCTGCCAATAACATGCTGGACACCCCGCTGGATACGGCCGCACTGGAAGCCGATACCCGGGAAGTCTATCTGCAGGAAGCCATAAAAGTGGCAGCCGCAATAACGGAGCAGCATAAACGCTGCAAACGGGTGGCCTTCACCTTCCGTTTCAGTAAAGCAACTACACACAATTTATACTATGCCTTCTACTATCATAACGGACAGGTAAGTATTTCCCGCGAATATGAAACCAACGATGTGGTAGACAGAGTAGGTAGCGGCGACTGTTTTATGGCAGGCCTTATCCATGCCCAGCTGCAGGGGAAAGACGACCAGGGCATCATCTCTTATGCTACTGCTGCCGCCTATTCCAAGTTTTTTGTGAAAGGAGATTTTAACACTACCTCTGCCGAGGATATATTAAAACTGATTTAG